The genomic window CGCACGCGCGACGGGAATCGGATCGCGCGAACTCGCCGAGGCCGGCGTCCATCTCGATCCCATCGACGCCGAGCGCGAACGCCGCCTCGAGCTGATCAACTACAACGTCGTCACCTACCCGATCCTGAGGCTCGTCGGATTCTCGATCCTCGGGGCCATCGTCGTGCTCCACAACACCGCGGTGCTGGGCGATGAGCAGTACCGGCTCGTGCTCAGCTACGCGGGTGCCGTGTTCGCCTACTGCTTGCTCAGTTGGGTCCTGTTACGCGCATTCTACGCGCGTTCCCTGGCGTGGGCGTTCGACCTGGGCGACGTGTTCTTCGTTCTGGACCTGGGCTTGATCGCGTACGCCATATACGCCTCCGGCGGCGAGCGCAGCCTGCTCTTCTTCGCGCTGGCGATCAGGGCCGGAGACCAGGTGCACGGGGGCGTCCTGCGCACCGTGATCTTCGCCCACGCCGCCGCGCTGTCGTACGCGATTCTGGTGGGCTGGCTCTACTTCGGCGAAGCGCGTCTGCTGGACCTCCCCGCCGAGGAGGCCAAGATCCTTTTCATCTACGCCACCGGCCTGTGGCTGGCGCTCAGCGCTTGGCCGGCCGAGAGGATCCGCGACCGAACGGGCGCGGCGGTGAGGTTCGCGTCCGAGGTGCTGGCGCGACTGGAGATCCGTTCGCGCGACCTGGCCGAGCAGACGCGGCACGCCCGGATTCTGCGTCGCAAGGCGGACGGGGATGCGCGCGCAAGGGGCATCGCGATGGCGCGACTCGGCCGCGAATTTCGAGGCCCTTTGACGCGCATCGGCAGCGCCCTGGGCGGCGCGCAGACGGGGGAGGGCCCGCCGGCCAACGTGGCCGACATCCGAGCCGCCGCGGAGTCGATGGAGGGCCTGATCCAACGCTTCGGGGACATCGGCACCGAAGAGAGGGAAGGGCCTACGCTGGACTCGGTGTCCCTTGCACCGCTCCTGAACCAGGTCGTGGCGCAGCTTCGCTGGTGGCTCGAAGATCGGGAAATCAGTTTCCGCCCCAGGGTCGCCGAGCCGGACATCGGATCCCTGCGGGTACACGCCGACCCCGGGTGGCTCGAGGAGGCGCTCTGGAACGTGTCCTGGCTGGTCGTGCGCGGCGCGGCGCGAAGCGCTGCCATCGACCTGACCGCCGCCGCGCGCGCCGGGAAGGTGCACGTGACCGTGCGCGACCCGGCGGCCAGGGTGGCCGCGTCCACTCGCATGGTGCTGCGCCGCATGGCCGTCGAAGGCGGCCCACACGGCACCGCGGGCGAGGAGCACGCCGCGGAGGACGAGCGCAGCGAGCTCCTGGTGGCGCGATCGCTCGTGGCGGCGATGGGCGGGGCCCTCACCGTGGAGGTGGGGGACCGCGAGGGCATCACCGTGACGCTGGCGCTCCCGGCCGCGGTCGCCTAGGCCGCCAGCCGGTCCAGGGTGGTCTCCAGGGCGGCGGCCAACATGCCCCGCTCGCCGCCCGCCCGCTCGGCGACCTCGTCGACGCCGTCCACTATGGTGTCGTTCACCGCGGCGAAGATCGCTTCCGGATCCGTGGAGCCACCTGGCTCCATGAGGTAGCTGTACGCGCGCGCCATGCCGCAGTTGGCGAGGATGTCCGCGAGGACCGTGAACCGGCCATCGGCGCCGCGACACACCTCCGTGGCGCCGAAGGCGCGCTCGTGGAAGGGCTGATTGGCGCCGCAGCCCAGCACCTCCGCCCCGGAGGCCGCGATCCGCTCCAGCCGCGCCTCGTCCAGCGTCGCGGACGCCGCGGCCGCCACGAACACGGCGCTGGGGACGTCGTCCAGCCTCGCTTCCGCGCTGCTGGCCGTTCGAGGATCGTCCGCCGGCAACGTTTTCGGAGGCCCCGCGGCGATCAGCGCTTCTACGCCGGCGGCGTCGATTCCGTCCCGATCGACGAGCACGCGGTGGGCGTCCGAGATGCCGACGATCCTGGCGCCCGCCCGGGCCAGGTAGAGCGCGCAGGCGGCGCCCACGTTGCCGAAGCCTTCCACGCGCACGGCCGCCCTGTCCAGGGGCCGTCCGAACCGTTCGTAGGCGCGCTGGATCGATCGCGCCACGCCGAAGCCGGTGATCAGGTCCGCCACGGTCGACGGGCCTCCGGCGAGCCCCAGTCCCGGCCCCACCCTCGCCTTCACCCCGTCGTCCAGCTTGCCGAGGATGGCTTCGAGGCCTGCGCCGCCGCCCAGGTGGCCCCGCACCACGCCTTCCTGAGGGTGGCCAAGCCCCGCCGCGCGAAAGCACGGCAGGACGTCGGCCACCTCGTCGACGCCCAGGTCGCCGCCGGTGCCCACGCAGTCGCGCAGGTAGGGGCTGATCGCGCGGAACCAGCGCCGCAGCACGTCTGCCTTGCCCGGGTCCCGCGGGTCGAAGTTGATGCCCGCCTTGGCTCCGCCGATACCGGGGCCGGCGATGGCGAACTTCAGTTCCATGGCCTTGGCCAGGTAGACCACTTCGCGCTCGTGCAGGCCGACCCTCATGCGTGTCCCGCCCCCAGCGGCGCCGCCCCGCAGCGAGTTCACGATCAGCCAGCCCTGGGCGCTGCTCTCGGGGTCGTCCCAGCGGATGCTGAGTTCCGGGGGCGCCCGCAGGTAGCGCTCGTAGCGGCCCCACAGCGCGAAGTCGCTCACGCGGTATCCTGGACGGGAGCAGTGCCGATGGGCTCCACGAACACGTCCATCACGCCTCCGCACACCGCCGGGCTCAGCGACTCCACGTCGTCGGTCAACTCGACGCGAACCAGCACCGCCTGCCCGGTCCGCATGACCGCCTGGGCGGCTTGCAGGACGTCGGCTTCGCCGCAGCCGCCGCCGATGGTTCCGACGCTGTCGCCCGACCCCAGGATCAACATGCTGGCGCCCGCGGACCTGGGCGTGGAGCCGCGCGCTCGGACGACGGTGGCCAGCACCCCGGGGTGGCCCGTCGCCACCGCCGATACGACGGCCTCCAGCACCGGGTCCGCGGAGCGCGCGTCGGCGCGCCCGTCGCCGGGCATGGTGTGAGCTCTCGTCATTCGATTTCGGGGGTCATCAGTCTGTCCAGCACCCGCACCCGGTCGCGCAGCGAGCCGGGCGGGGCCACTCCGCGCCGCACCGCGATCAGCTCCGCGGCGATGGCGACGGCGATCTCGGCGGGCGTCTCGGCGCCGATGTCCAGGCCCACCGGCGCGCGCAACGCCGCCAGCCGATCGTCGGCAACGCCCGCTCCCCGCAGCGCCAGGAAGGCGGCGCGTACCCGGCGCCTGCTGCCGATCAATCCCACGTACGCGGGGCGAATCGATCCCGCAAGCACGGCGCGCAGGCAGTCCAGGTCGTGCGCGTGACCGCGGGTGACCAGCACCAGGTACGTCTCGGCGCTGACCGGCAACTCCAGCAGCGCGTCTCCGAAGTCCACCAGGCGCGTGCTGACCCCGGCCGCGAAGCGAGCCGGGTCGACGAACTCCTCGCGGTCCTCCACCACGGTGACCGAGAAGCCCAGCCTCACACCGAGAGCGGCCAGTTCTACGGCGATGTGCCCACCGCCGGCGATCACCAGCGGGTCCGTGCGTCTGTACCCCTGTGCGAACAGCGCGAGCCCACCGCTCAGGGCCCGATAAGCCGAGCCCGCCTGCGCCAGCGCCTCGCGCCCCGTCTCCAGCGCCGCTTCGTCCAACCCGGGGGACCCCAGAGAGCCCTCCAGGCCGGACTCTCGAACGAGCACGTGGCGAGCCGCGCTTGCGATCGATCCGGGCGCGTCGGGCACCAACCTGACCACCGCCACAGGGGTCCCGCCGCGCCGTGCTTCCAGGCACGCCTGGGCGGCGGCGCCCACGCCGGACGCCGCCCCGGCGGTCGGGAGATTGGTCTGCTGCATACCCCGAATCTAGCAGAACGCGAAGAGCCCCGGCGAGAGGTGGGAGGAGGCGGCGCCGAGTCGCGGTGGCCCGATCCGCTTGTTGCCCCCCGGGCGCGGTCCTAGACTGCTGACATGAGCGAGATCGTTACCCTGACGGTGAACGGCCACACGTACGAGGCGGCCGTTCCGGTCCACTACACGCTGCTGGAGACCCTGCGCTACGCGCTCCGGCTGACCGGCTCCAAGCAGGGCTGCGACAAGGGCGATTGCGGGGCGTGCACGGTCCTGGTCGACGGCACGCCGGTGCTCGGCTGCATAACTCCCGTGTGGGAAGCCGAGGGCGTCGAGGTGCGCACGGTCGAGGGGCTCGCCGGGATCGGCGAGCCGCACCCGCTGCAGGCGGCCTTCGACGAATTCGGCGCCGCGCAGTGTGGCTTCTGTACCCCGGGCATCCTGATGTCGGCGGCGGCGCTGCTGGAGCGCAATCCGGCGCCGAGCAGGCAGGACATCAAGGAAGCGCTGTCCGGCAATCTGTGCCGGTGCACGGGCTACGCGAAGATTTACGACGCGGTCGAGAAGGCGGCGGGAGCGGCGGCCGAGGGCGCCTGAGCGGCTGCGGGGCTCGCTAGTCCTGAGAGCCGGCGGTGTCCCTGGCCGAGCCAGCCAGCACGACCAGCAGCCCGGCCGTCACCAGAAGGTCGCGCTCCAGCCCGGCTGTGATCCCCCCCGGGATCTGCACCGTCGCCAGCGCTCCCACGATGATCGCCAGAAGCACGATCGCGGCGGGCCGGCGCAACGGCCCGACCAGTAGGAGCGGAGCGGCCACCGTTTCTACGATGCCGATGACGACGCCGAGCCAGCCCGGCAGGCCCCAGCCCACGAACTTGTCCGCCGCGAAGCTCCAGTCGGTGGCCTTGGGTACGCCGTGCCACAGGAAGACGGCGGCGATGGTGACGCGAAGGGCGATGGCGGACGCGGCGGGAAATCGGACGTTCATCGGCGGCTGACTCGTCTGGTTGCGTGTGATTGAGCCCTGCTAATTCCGGCGACGCCGCCGGCGTTCCCGGACGCTTGCGGGGGTGCGTCCGGCCGGGTACGGTGAACCTGGACGCTACTCGCCCCAGCGCAACCCGGATACCCTCGACGTGGATCGAGCCATGACCTCCAGCGCTTCACGCCTCGCCCTGCTTCTCATCCTCGCGGCTTGGGGCGTCGCGTGCGGAGACGACGAGGGGCAGTTGCTGGAGATTCTGGCGATCAATCCGGGGTCGGCGCTGGCGGGTGGACCGGCCTTCACGTTGACGGTGCGGCTCACGGAAGGGTCCAGCGTGCTCCGCGCGCCCGTGGAGATCGTCTTCAACGGCCAGTCGCGCGCCGCGACCATCACCTCGGATCGCGTCGCCACGGCGACCATCCAGGCGTCCGAGGTCGTGGCTCCGGCGGTCGTGCAGGTGGGAATACGCATGGACATCTCCACTTCGATGGAGCCCGCGTTCTTCCTGGAGTCCGACCTCGTGCCGTTCGAAATCCTGGATCTGCCGATAATGGAGATCAGGATCAGCCCGGCGGACACTACGGTCGAGCTCGGCGATACCGTGACGTACGCCGCGACTGCTACGCTTTCGGACAATCTGACGATGGTCGACGTCACGCAGCAGGTGATCTTCGGGACCACCGACGCCAGCGTAGCCGTCATGGACGTCGACGTCGCGCGCACCGTCGGCGTGGGGCAGACAGCGGTCACGGGCGCCCACATTAGCGGCATTCCCATGTCGCCGGCCACGCTGGCGGTGGTGGTGGCGCCCGGCGGCGGCAACACGGTGGGCTTTCTGGGGGGCTCCGTCGGATCGGACCTCGTCAACGTGGTCTGCTTCGACCGGAGCGCCGGGAGGCTGGGCACGGTGGGCACGGTCTCGATCGGCTCGCCGGTGATGGACGCGACCTTCGCCTCCGCGGAGGGGGTGATCGTCATCCGCACCACCAACGACGTGCAGACCTGGCGACCGGCCGAGCCGTGCGACATCGAGCTCGTGGCGTCCGCTCCATTCGACGGCCTCGCGGACCTTTCCGAAGGCAGCTACAGCCCCGACGTGGGAGTCATCGGCTACGGCGACACCGGCGCGGGCAGCAAGATCCGGTTGTTCGGAGTGCGCGCGGACGCCGCGGCCGATGAGCTGGAGGCGCTGGATCCGTTCCCGACCGGGGCGATCGCCGGCGTGGCATGGACCATGGGCGACGCGGGAATCAGCCTCGTGGCGCGGGCGGGTACCGCCACGCGGGTGGCCACCTCCCCGGCGCAGACGCCGTTTTCCTGGACCCTCGGCGACCCCCAGAACGTGTCTACGGACTTCGCGAGTTGGGGACGCGGCATCGCGGGCGGATCGTTCGTGATCGGCTCCGGCGTGTCGATTCAGGCCTTCGACGTGGCCCAGGCGGACAACACACTCAGCCCGATCGGGTCGAGGCTGGCGACGGAGCAGCTCTTCCGGACCACGATCCTGGGCGAGCGCTGCGTGTATGGCGTGCCTCAGGCGGGCAACAGCCTGGCCGGCTGGAGAGTCGATGGTGCAGGCAACATCTCATCGGCCGGGGCCAGGACGCTCGCCTCCTTCGAATTCCTGGACGGTGTAGAGGCGAGCGCGGGCGACGAGTTGTTCGTGATCGGGCCCATGACCGGCGGGGACGGCGTGCTGCAGGCGCTCATAGTCGACGAATCTTGCGGCGCCACCCCGGCCGGCGGCAGCGTGGCCGTCTCGGGTACGGGCATCTTCGGCGTGGCCATGGCGTGGGAATTCCAGTGAGCGAGATCGGCGCGCGGGACGCCGGATCCACGGAACAGGCCTTCATCGCCCGCTCGCGCGCCTATCTGTCGGGCGAGTACCTGCCGAAGATCAGGGCGTCGGTGGAGCGCATGAGCGCCGAAGATCTGTGGTGGCGCCCGAACGACGCGTCGAACAGCGTGGGCAACCTGGTTCTGCACCTGGCCGGCAACATCCGCCAGTGGATCGCGCACGGAGTGGGTCGTCAGCCGGACATGAGGGATCGGCCCGCCGAGTTCTACGCGGAGGGAGGCATCGA from Gemmatimonadota bacterium includes these protein-coding regions:
- a CDS encoding DUF1572 family protein, which encodes MSEIGARDAGSTEQAFIARSRAYLSGEYLPKIRASVERMSAEDLWWRPNDASNSVGNLVLHLAGNIRQWIAHGVGRQPDMRDRPAEFYAEGGIEADSLLALLEDALGVCDDVLAGLDPASLHERRTIQGLDVSVLEAVYHAVEHFAGHTYQIMYVAKARTGRDLGFWKVEGGKATPAW
- a CDS encoding DoxX family protein is translated as MNVRFPAASAIALRVTIAAVFLWHGVPKATDWSFAADKFVGWGLPGWLGVVIGIVETVAAPLLLVGPLRRPAAIVLLAIIVGALATVQIPGGITAGLERDLLVTAGLLVVLAGSARDTAGSQD
- a CDS encoding XdhC family protein: MTRAHTMPGDGRADARSADPVLEAVVSAVATGHPGVLATVVRARGSTPRSAGASMLILGSGDSVGTIGGGCGEADVLQAAQAVMRTGQAVLVRVELTDDVESLSPAVCGGVMDVFVEPIGTAPVQDTA
- a CDS encoding XdhC family protein, whose amino-acid sequence is MQQTNLPTAGAASGVGAAAQACLEARRGGTPVAVVRLVPDAPGSIASAARHVLVRESGLEGSLGSPGLDEAALETGREALAQAGSAYRALSGGLALFAQGYRRTDPLVIAGGGHIAVELAALGVRLGFSVTVVEDREEFVDPARFAAGVSTRLVDFGDALLELPVSAETYLVLVTRGHAHDLDCLRAVLAGSIRPAYVGLIGSRRRVRAAFLALRGAGVADDRLAALRAPVGLDIGAETPAEIAVAIAAELIAVRRGVAPPGSLRDRVRVLDRLMTPEIE
- a CDS encoding (2Fe-2S)-binding protein, coding for MSEIVTLTVNGHTYEAAVPVHYTLLETLRYALRLTGSKQGCDKGDCGACTVLVDGTPVLGCITPVWEAEGVEVRTVEGLAGIGEPHPLQAAFDEFGAAQCGFCTPGILMSAAALLERNPAPSRQDIKEALSGNLCRCTGYAKIYDAVEKAAGAAAEGA
- a CDS encoding Glu/Leu/Phe/Val dehydrogenase dimerization domain-containing protein, which encodes MSDFALWGRYERYLRAPPELSIRWDDPESSAQGWLIVNSLRGGAAGGGTRMRVGLHEREVVYLAKAMELKFAIAGPGIGGAKAGINFDPRDPGKADVLRRWFRAISPYLRDCVGTGGDLGVDEVADVLPCFRAAGLGHPQEGVVRGHLGGGAGLEAILGKLDDGVKARVGPGLGLAGGPSTVADLITGFGVARSIQRAYERFGRPLDRAAVRVEGFGNVGAACALYLARAGARIVGISDAHRVLVDRDGIDAAGVEALIAAGPPKTLPADDPRTASSAEARLDDVPSAVFVAAAASATLDEARLERIAASGAEVLGCGANQPFHERAFGATEVCRGADGRFTVLADILANCGMARAYSYLMEPGGSTDPEAIFAAVNDTIVDGVDEVAERAGGERGMLAAALETTLDRLAA